A single region of the Rhodopirellula bahusiensis genome encodes:
- a CDS encoding phospho-sugar mutase yields the protein MTSGSNPASSPSLSVDEALAAIDQACQEKKLTAGAVENIRSWLTEDRYRNYRDQTLQHIADGMWQKLDDVFWTIIPFGTGGRRGRMYEIGSNAINDRTIGESAQGLADYVVQYHGGAKQLSCAIAYDTRHKSRHFTELCAGIMVAAGFKVYLLDDYRATPQLSFAVRHLNCDCGIMVTASHNPPSDNAVKVYWSTGGQVLPPHDKAIIDGVMSCQEIRATPFAEAMADGRIEVVTEQIDAAFIDAASQCAFEGSRDVKILYSPLHGVGEEAVIPLMRRDGFTQLDVYEGHREKSGDFPNVPGHVSNPENSAVFEAPIETARAGGYDLVLATDPDCDRLGVAAPLTTDSSGEWGTFTGNQIAALLADYVLEQTVKSGKLTDRSYVIKTLVTTELVRRIAESHGARCVGDLLVGYKYIAEAMDREGPEDFVYGCEESHGYLVGTYARDKDGAVACMLMGELAAKLKAEGKSMHEYMADLYRKHGMHRENLINVFMEGSEGMAAMQSLMKAFRAEPPKSLGGIAVAQVRDYGSATILNVADGSTSPLEGPSGNLVIMDLEMSGNYVAVRPSGTEPKVKFYVFTRLEAAESQDARDADIKLSDRLRAIEEDVRDFARLHS from the coding sequence ATGACATCTGGTTCCAACCCTGCTTCGTCCCCTTCCCTGTCCGTCGACGAAGCCTTGGCCGCGATCGATCAAGCTTGCCAAGAAAAGAAGCTGACCGCCGGAGCCGTGGAAAACATTCGATCTTGGTTGACCGAAGATCGATATCGCAACTACCGCGACCAAACGCTGCAACACATCGCCGACGGCATGTGGCAAAAGCTGGACGACGTTTTCTGGACGATCATTCCGTTCGGCACCGGTGGACGCCGCGGTCGGATGTACGAAATTGGATCGAACGCAATCAACGACCGAACGATCGGTGAGAGCGCTCAAGGACTGGCCGACTACGTCGTTCAATACCACGGCGGTGCCAAGCAACTGTCGTGTGCGATCGCTTACGACACGCGGCACAAATCTCGTCACTTTACCGAGCTCTGTGCCGGCATCATGGTCGCGGCCGGGTTCAAGGTTTATTTGCTGGACGATTACCGAGCGACGCCTCAGTTGTCGTTCGCAGTGCGTCATTTGAATTGCGATTGCGGCATCATGGTGACGGCCAGCCACAACCCGCCAAGCGACAACGCGGTGAAGGTGTACTGGTCAACGGGCGGTCAAGTTTTGCCACCACACGACAAAGCGATCATCGACGGCGTGATGAGCTGCCAAGAAATTCGTGCGACTCCTTTCGCGGAAGCGATGGCCGACGGACGCATCGAAGTCGTCACAGAACAGATCGATGCGGCCTTCATTGACGCCGCGTCACAGTGTGCTTTTGAAGGTTCACGGGATGTCAAAATCCTTTACTCTCCACTGCACGGCGTCGGCGAAGAAGCCGTCATTCCGTTGATGCGGCGAGACGGCTTCACTCAACTTGATGTCTACGAAGGTCATCGCGAAAAGAGTGGTGACTTTCCGAACGTTCCCGGGCATGTGTCCAACCCTGAAAACTCAGCCGTCTTCGAAGCTCCCATCGAAACGGCTCGTGCCGGTGGGTACGACCTGGTTCTCGCAACCGATCCCGACTGCGATCGTTTGGGAGTGGCTGCTCCGTTGACCACCGATTCCAGTGGCGAATGGGGAACCTTCACAGGCAACCAAATTGCTGCGTTGTTGGCCGACTACGTGCTGGAGCAAACGGTGAAGTCGGGCAAGCTGACCGATCGTTCTTACGTCATCAAGACTTTGGTCACCACCGAATTAGTACGCCGCATCGCTGAGTCGCACGGGGCACGCTGCGTCGGTGATTTGTTGGTCGGGTACAAGTACATCGCCGAGGCGATGGATCGCGAAGGCCCCGAAGATTTCGTCTACGGTTGCGAAGAGTCGCATGGTTATCTCGTTGGCACTTACGCTCGAGACAAAGACGGCGCGGTCGCTTGCATGTTGATGGGTGAGCTGGCGGCGAAGTTGAAAGCCGAGGGCAAGTCGATGCACGAGTACATGGCTGACTTGTACCGCAAGCATGGCATGCACCGTGAAAATCTGATCAACGTTTTCATGGAAGGCAGCGAAGGGATGGCCGCGATGCAGAGCTTGATGAAAGCTTTCCGCGCAGAACCACCAAAGTCGCTCGGCGGAATCGCGGTTGCCCAAGTGCGTGACTACGGCAGTGCAACCATCTTGAACGTTGCCGACGGTTCCACATCGCCGTTGGAAGGCCCAAGTGGAAACCTGGTCATCATGGACCTGGAAATGTCCGGCAACTACGTCGCTGTCCGTCCCAGTGGCACCGAACCCAAGGTGAAGTTCTACGTCTTCACTCGCTTGGAAGCCGCCGAGTCGCAGGACGCGAGAGACGCGGACATCAAGTTGTCTGATCGCTTGCGTGCGATCGAAGAAGATGTTCGCGATTTCGCTCGGCTGCATTCCTGA
- the corA gene encoding magnesium/cobalt transporter CorA: MGALPGKLPLHLRVHRPRWARSRSKIGNVPGDLSSDVSTKKKDAVPSHIRVIQYDGRTHRNEVVDSIESVDTADPNVVTWIDLHGIRDMEVLRSLGQRFGLHPLALEDVVQMDQHAKLERYGETLFFIARMPVGDDGFRTEQVSMFLVGNTVITIQEHVGDCLDPVRDRISRARGRIRDRGADYLVYAIIDAIIDGYFPVIERYERHLSEMAELLQDKDNDNLPMHLHHIRADLLSIRKTVQQHRDALRLLLREGESILGDDTRLYLRDCQDHIGQLMEAADTDRETCGELRELYFALLGQKNNDVMKVLTIIATLFIPMSFVAGIYGMNFDQKASPLNMPELEWSFGYPFALSVMMVLALSLLYFLYRKGWLS; this comes from the coding sequence ATGGGTGCATTGCCCGGCAAACTGCCGCTGCATCTTCGCGTGCACCGGCCTCGCTGGGCACGTTCGCGGTCCAAGATTGGAAACGTCCCCGGCGATTTGTCGAGCGATGTTTCGACGAAAAAAAAGGACGCCGTCCCCAGTCACATTCGCGTGATCCAGTACGACGGACGGACGCACCGGAACGAAGTGGTCGACTCGATCGAAAGTGTTGACACCGCCGATCCAAATGTGGTGACCTGGATCGATCTGCACGGCATCCGTGACATGGAAGTGCTTCGCTCGCTTGGGCAACGATTCGGTTTGCACCCGTTGGCTTTGGAAGACGTGGTCCAAATGGATCAGCATGCCAAGCTGGAACGCTATGGCGAGACATTGTTCTTCATCGCCCGCATGCCGGTCGGCGACGATGGTTTCCGAACCGAACAAGTCAGCATGTTCCTGGTCGGCAACACCGTCATCACAATCCAAGAACACGTCGGCGATTGCCTCGATCCTGTCCGCGACCGAATCTCCCGGGCGAGGGGACGCATCCGAGACCGCGGGGCAGACTATTTGGTTTATGCGATCATCGACGCAATCATTGACGGCTATTTTCCGGTCATCGAACGCTACGAGCGTCATCTGTCCGAAATGGCTGAGTTGTTGCAGGACAAAGACAACGACAACTTGCCAATGCATCTGCACCACATCCGTGCGGATCTTCTGTCGATTCGCAAAACGGTCCAGCAACACCGTGACGCACTTCGGCTTTTGTTGAGGGAAGGTGAAAGCATTCTCGGTGACGACACCCGTTTGTATCTTCGCGATTGCCAGGACCACATTGGGCAGTTGATGGAAGCCGCGGACACCGACCGCGAGACCTGCGGCGAATTACGGGAGTTGTATTTCGCTTTGCTCGGGCAAAAAAATAATGATGTGATGAAAGTGTTAACGATCATCGCGACACTGTTCATCCCGATGAGTTTCGTCGCTGGGATCTATGGGATGAACTTTGATCAGAAGGCATCGCCATTGAACATGCCCGAACTGGAATGGAGTTTTGGCTACCCGTTCGCTCTTTCAGTGATGATGGTTCTGGCATTGAGTCTGCTGTACTTCTTGTACCGCAAGGGTTGGTTGAGCTAG
- the smc gene encoding chromosome segregation protein SMC, with product MLKALELAGFKSFADRTRFDFPDGITVVVGPNGSGKSNIVDAMKWVLGSQSAKSLRGKDMSDVIFKGSQTRGPAGAAEATIIFDNTGGQMPVDAPEVHVTRRVYRSGEGEYLINQQAVRLKDVKALIRGTGIGIDAYSLIEQGKVDRMLQANAKDRRAIFEEAAGISRFKAKKVEAERRLERVQTNLTRLGDIVDEVATRLKTLKSQAGKAERYRQASDRLKELRTVVAWTDWMTLSSELNEATSQLETAQRQHGEADALRESLEEQRQAAEMQLQTIAEAAREAEQSRSELSGEIARIGGRRESDQTTLVEQRRTLIGHYRRLRAMRTEAGSAVADLRKTIAALEVAESELAEVQQKKESIATKRDAEQATVHRIETTRDDLQRDHLAAVRRVAEHEANRGRVAQQMREATRALEEIARNLVTADEGLKTAQHDHDQVARNVSELEKRITEAQREVEIADAKVCETRRVLERRREEIGSLKIRLQGITERARVLEELQQKQEGVSGGVREVLRMSNAQLKKDLVGIVADCFVVDRQVAPLIDAALGPRSQYVIVRGGSVSDAISRGEIKIGTRVGIIRLDELPNRRPGDKIRLDGLAGVIGRADKMIDCEVELEPLVRHLLGNTWLVDTLATAIGLRKLSSAGLRFVTASGDLLDNDGSSVVGPPGGETGLVSRRSELAAAKSEMQHYSYQIAEAEKEVGRLTGVVDSEAAELGRHEQAMRNWITEHAAAEAKLHHVAERLSARQATVDELKRSSASHTELLATAEQQDGELARSIQDGKQEIETLETQRSEVDQQLTVASEQLREVQSEAMSISVEAARSEQRVESLTIAADVARRDQSQREAANQEVRDAMTRTRERITEIETRILDADNRLAELMIAMEAADSKLQILAAEANQEREATRRVQSESQAAIKAVAKATETVATISSARDAAELKQATLADRIAEDYQIDLRNDEPPEELAEIEDRSSVDQEISQLRGQVQNVGSVNMEALEELNELQVRYDELHGQYQDLTAAKDSLQRVIARINADSRRLFLDTLEAIRINFQKLYRKSFGGGHADLILEESDDPLEAGVEIVATPPGKPSFSNSLLSGGEKALTAVALLMSIFQYRPSPFCVLDEVDAPFDEANIGRFVTVLTEFLDQSKFIVVTHSKKTMTAATTLYGVTMQESGVSKQVSIRFEDVSEDGQINAA from the coding sequence ATGCTCAAAGCACTCGAGCTGGCCGGTTTCAAGAGCTTCGCTGATCGCACGCGGTTTGATTTCCCCGATGGCATCACGGTTGTCGTGGGGCCAAACGGTTCCGGGAAGTCGAACATTGTCGATGCGATGAAATGGGTCTTGGGCAGTCAAAGTGCCAAGAGTCTTCGCGGGAAGGACATGTCGGATGTGATCTTCAAAGGGTCACAAACTCGCGGTCCCGCGGGCGCCGCGGAGGCGACGATCATCTTCGACAACACCGGTGGTCAGATGCCGGTGGATGCTCCCGAGGTCCACGTGACTCGGCGAGTTTATCGAAGCGGCGAAGGCGAGTACCTGATCAACCAACAGGCCGTCCGTCTGAAGGACGTCAAAGCTCTGATCCGCGGAACGGGCATTGGGATCGATGCTTACAGTTTGATCGAGCAGGGCAAAGTCGATCGAATGTTGCAAGCCAACGCGAAAGATCGACGGGCCATCTTTGAAGAAGCCGCGGGGATCAGTCGTTTCAAAGCCAAGAAGGTGGAAGCCGAGCGGCGACTGGAACGCGTGCAAACGAACCTGACGCGTTTGGGTGACATCGTTGACGAAGTCGCCACGCGATTGAAAACGCTGAAGAGCCAAGCCGGGAAAGCAGAACGCTATCGCCAAGCCAGTGACCGATTGAAGGAACTTCGGACGGTCGTCGCTTGGACCGATTGGATGACTCTGTCGTCTGAACTGAACGAAGCCACTTCGCAACTGGAAACTGCTCAACGACAACACGGCGAAGCGGACGCTCTACGTGAATCGTTGGAAGAGCAACGGCAAGCTGCCGAGATGCAATTGCAAACGATCGCCGAAGCAGCTCGCGAAGCGGAACAAAGCCGCAGCGAGTTGTCCGGCGAGATCGCTCGCATCGGTGGTCGTCGCGAATCGGATCAGACGACTTTGGTCGAGCAACGGCGCACGTTGATCGGTCACTATCGGCGATTGCGAGCGATGCGAACCGAAGCTGGATCGGCCGTCGCTGATTTGCGAAAGACAATCGCGGCGTTGGAAGTCGCTGAGTCCGAGTTGGCGGAAGTCCAGCAGAAGAAAGAATCGATCGCCACCAAACGCGATGCGGAACAGGCGACCGTTCATCGGATCGAAACGACTCGTGATGATTTGCAACGTGATCACTTGGCTGCGGTGCGCCGGGTTGCCGAGCACGAAGCCAACCGAGGGCGGGTGGCTCAACAAATGCGAGAGGCTACGCGGGCTCTCGAGGAGATCGCACGAAATTTGGTGACGGCCGACGAAGGGTTGAAGACTGCTCAGCACGACCACGACCAAGTCGCTCGCAATGTTTCGGAGCTGGAAAAACGAATCACCGAAGCGCAACGCGAAGTCGAAATCGCGGACGCGAAAGTTTGCGAGACTCGCCGAGTGCTGGAGCGACGCCGCGAAGAAATTGGATCACTGAAGATTCGGTTGCAGGGGATCACCGAGCGGGCTCGCGTGCTGGAAGAGCTTCAGCAAAAACAAGAAGGTGTCAGCGGCGGCGTTCGCGAAGTGCTGCGGATGAGCAACGCTCAACTGAAAAAAGATCTGGTCGGAATCGTCGCGGATTGTTTCGTGGTCGATCGGCAAGTCGCTCCGCTGATCGATGCGGCACTTGGGCCTCGCAGCCAATACGTCATCGTCCGCGGTGGCTCAGTCAGCGATGCGATCAGTCGCGGTGAGATCAAGATTGGCACGCGAGTCGGGATCATCCGACTGGATGAGCTGCCCAACCGACGGCCCGGTGACAAGATCCGTTTGGACGGTTTGGCCGGCGTGATTGGTCGCGCTGACAAAATGATTGATTGCGAGGTCGAACTGGAACCGCTGGTTCGTCACCTGCTCGGCAACACTTGGTTGGTCGACACGTTGGCCACCGCGATCGGATTGCGAAAGCTGTCTTCGGCCGGTTTGCGTTTCGTGACCGCGTCGGGTGACTTGCTGGACAACGATGGATCCAGTGTGGTGGGGCCTCCCGGTGGTGAAACCGGTTTGGTCAGCCGTCGTAGTGAGCTGGCGGCGGCAAAGTCCGAGATGCAGCACTACAGCTATCAAATTGCCGAAGCCGAAAAAGAAGTTGGCCGTCTGACGGGAGTCGTCGATAGCGAAGCCGCGGAGCTTGGTCGTCATGAACAGGCCATGCGGAACTGGATCACGGAACACGCGGCTGCCGAAGCGAAATTGCATCACGTCGCCGAGCGTTTGTCCGCTCGTCAGGCAACCGTCGACGAACTGAAACGATCTTCGGCGTCGCACACTGAGTTGCTCGCGACGGCTGAGCAGCAAGACGGTGAGCTGGCCCGTTCGATCCAGGATGGCAAGCAAGAAATTGAGACGCTGGAAACTCAGCGAAGCGAAGTCGATCAACAATTGACGGTGGCTTCGGAGCAGCTTCGCGAGGTGCAATCCGAAGCGATGAGCATCTCGGTTGAGGCGGCTCGCAGCGAACAGCGAGTCGAATCGTTGACCATCGCCGCCGATGTGGCTCGTCGCGATCAAAGTCAGCGGGAAGCGGCCAACCAAGAAGTTCGCGACGCGATGACTCGAACGCGAGAACGGATCACCGAGATCGAAACGAGAATCTTGGACGCGGACAATCGGTTGGCGGAATTGATGATCGCGATGGAAGCGGCTGATTCAAAACTCCAGATTCTGGCAGCCGAAGCCAACCAGGAACGCGAAGCAACACGCCGCGTCCAATCCGAATCGCAAGCGGCTATCAAAGCCGTTGCCAAAGCGACCGAAACCGTCGCGACAATCAGTTCGGCTCGCGATGCTGCGGAACTTAAGCAAGCCACGCTGGCGGATCGGATCGCCGAGGATTACCAGATCGACCTCCGAAACGACGAGCCTCCTGAAGAATTGGCCGAAATCGAAGACCGGTCTTCGGTCGATCAAGAGATCAGCCAGCTTCGGGGCCAGGTGCAAAATGTTGGCTCGGTCAACATGGAAGCTTTGGAGGAACTCAACGAGCTTCAGGTTCGCTACGACGAACTGCACGGTCAGTATCAAGACTTGACCGCTGCGAAAGACTCGCTTCAGCGCGTGATCGCTCGCATCAACGCGGATTCGCGGCGGTTGTTCTTGGACACGCTCGAAGCCATCCGAATCAACTTCCAAAAGCTGTATCGAAAATCGTTTGGCGGTGGTCACGCCGATTTGATATTGGAAGAGTCCGACGATCCGTTGGAAGCCGGTGTCGAGATCGTTGCCACGCCGCCTGGAAAGCCAAGTTTCAGCAACTCGTTGTTGTCGGGTGGTGAAAAAGCGTTGACGGCGGTTGCGTTGTTGATGTCGATCTTCCAGTATCGCCCCAGCCCGTTCTGCGTGCTGGACGAAGTGGACGCCCCGTTTGACGAAGCCAACATCGGCCGATTCGTGACCGTGTTGACGGAGTTCTTGGATCAGTCCAAGTTCATTGTTGTGACGCACAGCAAAAAAACGATGACCGCGGCGACAACGTTGTACGGTGTCACGATGCAAGAGTCCGGGGTCAGCAAACAAGTCTCGATCCGGTTTGAAGATGTCAGCGAAGACGGACAAATCAACGCCGCGTAA
- a CDS encoding DUF456 domain-containing protein codes for MIDLQIAWMLLETLLPTEIAVPAANVVGALTGDAITTAVGVDPFSSLTSSLDVGFAQAEAISTEETDGGFWASVSDALVWTRDTVRDVMMPVGVVALGISLILACTLAWLLNLVALPGNWLAIALMALYAWLGPETGRWQLGLVSLAIAFLLGLVGELVEFLAGAMGASRAGASRRATLMAIVGSIIGAIVGGIVGLPIPVVGPVLAAILFGGLGATAGAMYAEWNDGKTWRDSWRIGQAAFWGRTTGTVGKMVAGLLVLVVCVIGVLF; via the coding sequence ATGATCGATCTGCAGATTGCTTGGATGCTTCTCGAGACACTGTTGCCAACCGAGATTGCTGTTCCGGCCGCGAACGTCGTTGGAGCATTGACTGGTGACGCAATCACTACGGCGGTTGGCGTCGATCCGTTCTCGTCTTTGACCTCCTCACTCGACGTCGGTTTTGCTCAGGCCGAAGCCATCTCGACGGAGGAGACCGACGGTGGTTTCTGGGCCAGCGTCAGCGACGCCTTGGTGTGGACTCGCGACACCGTTCGAGACGTGATGATGCCGGTGGGAGTCGTTGCACTAGGGATATCGTTGATTCTCGCATGCACCTTGGCTTGGTTGTTGAATCTGGTCGCACTGCCGGGAAATTGGTTGGCGATCGCGCTGATGGCACTGTACGCGTGGTTGGGTCCCGAAACTGGACGCTGGCAGCTCGGGCTGGTGTCGTTGGCGATCGCTTTTTTGCTGGGGTTGGTCGGCGAGTTGGTCGAGTTTTTGGCGGGGGCGATGGGGGCCAGCCGGGCGGGAGCCAGCCGACGAGCCACGTTGATGGCGATTGTCGGTTCGATCATTGGGGCCATCGTCGGAGGGATCGTGGGCCTGCCCATTCCCGTCGTCGGGCCGGTATTGGCGGCGATTTTGTTCGGAGGTTTGGGGGCGACGGCGGGAGCCATGTACGCGGAATGGAACGACGGCAAGACTTGGCGAGACAGCTGGCGGATTGGGCAAGCTGCGTTTTGGGGGCGAACGACCGGAACGGTGGGCAAAATGGTCGCCGGGCTGTTGGTTTTGGTTGTCTGCGTGATTGGGGTGCTTTTTTGA
- a CDS encoding HNH endonuclease — protein MSGRVLETNVLVLNRFYMAIRVVNVRRALTLLYRDCAEVIDNDDGQFIGYDFDSWCELSQLASDQKQPEDEYIQAVGFEMKVPRITRLTRFDRMPAQTVRFNRKNLFARDDHTCQYCGKAEPTHKLSLDHVVPRSHGGGTTWENIVCCCLRCNSRKGGRTPVQARMKLLSRPIKPRFNPLMTHSMDDPRYASWKTFLQTAK, from the coding sequence ATGAGCGGACGGGTTTTAGAAACCAACGTATTGGTGCTGAATCGCTTTTACATGGCGATTCGCGTGGTCAATGTTCGTCGAGCGTTGACGCTTTTGTATCGCGATTGTGCGGAAGTCATTGACAACGACGATGGACAATTCATTGGATACGACTTCGATAGCTGGTGCGAACTGAGCCAATTGGCTTCGGATCAAAAGCAACCAGAGGATGAATACATCCAAGCCGTCGGGTTTGAGATGAAGGTCCCACGGATCACTCGATTGACTCGTTTCGATCGGATGCCGGCCCAAACGGTTCGGTTCAACCGCAAGAACTTGTTCGCTCGCGATGATCACACTTGCCAGTACTGCGGCAAAGCGGAACCAACCCACAAGCTCAGCCTTGATCACGTTGTGCCACGTTCTCACGGCGGTGGAACGACGTGGGAAAACATCGTGTGCTGCTGCCTGCGTTGCAACAGCCGCAAGGGTGGTCGCACGCCGGTGCAAGCACGCATGAAATTGCTGTCGCGTCCGATCAAGCCTCGGTTCAATCCACTGATGACTCATTCAATGGATGACCCTCGCTACGCTTCTTGGAAGACGTTCCTGCAAACGGCCAAATAG